One genomic region from Clostridium saccharobutylicum DSM 13864 encodes:
- a CDS encoding CheR family methyltransferase, with protein sequence MEFNEFHKWVHRELGINLSAYKPEQLNRRINSLMTRVGIKSLDEYTRVIKADSEQRQKFLDFITINVTEFFRNPELFVELEKQILKELLPSNSNLKIWSAACSIGCEPYTLGIILNKIAPLGRHTIIATDIDNTILSKAKIGEYTKNEIKGMSTSDLGKYFSVRDDKYYIDSKIKSMITFKKHDLILDSYDNGFDLIVCRNVVIYFNNDTKNEIYKKFSNSLKKGGLLFVGATESIYNYRDYGFEKASTFIYKKL encoded by the coding sequence ATGGAGTTTAATGAATTTCATAAATGGGTACATAGAGAGCTTGGAATAAATTTATCAGCATATAAGCCTGAACAATTAAATAGGCGAATAAATAGCTTAATGACAAGAGTTGGAATAAAATCATTAGATGAATATACAAGGGTAATAAAGGCAGACTCAGAACAAAGACAAAAGTTTTTGGATTTCATAACAATAAATGTTACTGAATTCTTTAGAAACCCTGAATTATTCGTTGAATTAGAAAAGCAAATTCTAAAAGAATTATTGCCAAGTAATTCAAATTTAAAAATTTGGAGTGCAGCATGTTCAATTGGATGTGAGCCATATACTTTGGGAATAATATTAAATAAAATAGCACCATTAGGAAGACATACTATAATTGCAACTGATATAGATAATACTATACTTTCGAAGGCTAAAATTGGAGAATACACAAAAAATGAAATAAAAGGCATGTCAACTTCAGATTTGGGTAAATATTTTAGCGTAAGAGACGATAAGTATTATATAGACTCAAAGATAAAAAGTATGATAACATTTAAAAAACATGATTTAATATTAGATTCATATGATAATGGTTTTGATCTAATTGTATGTAGAAATGTAGTTATATATTTTAATAACGACACAAAAAATGAAATTTATAAAAAATTTAGTAATTCATTAAAAAAAGGTGGGCTTTTATTTGTAGGAGCTACAGAGAGCATTTATAATTATAGAGACTATGGATTTGAAAAAGCATCAACCTTT
- a CDS encoding protein-glutamate methylesterase/protein-glutamine glutaminase codes for MDKIKIIVVDDSAFMRKAISDMIESEEGFEVVAKFRDGRELIEKVDKYDPDLITLDVQMKDLDGLSTLKQLKRLGKSYPVIMLSSATTEGSEITLECLDNGAISFVTKPSGSISLDIIKVQKNLIEQIKSITNSAKIKLATSKTRNNMIYETSYKNIDKEIYIRKEVSIDIPKNKKIDSVVIGASTGGPKALQEVLTKLPANLGVPVFVVQHMPEGFTKVFSERLNKSCNMRVVEADEGMKICKDTIYIAKGGRHMIVGTNNLIHLNQEPAIWGVRPAVDKLFNSATTVYGGNLLSVILTGMGKDGADGTKNIKDNGGITISEDKSTCTIYGMPKAAFETGKVDFVVPLDQIANKIIQITKGV; via the coding sequence ATGGATAAAATTAAAATTATAGTGGTTGACGATTCGGCCTTTATGAGAAAAGCTATTTCGGATATGATTGAATCTGAAGAAGGTTTTGAAGTTGTAGCTAAATTTAGAGATGGACGAGAATTGATTGAGAAAGTAGATAAATATGATCCAGACCTTATCACATTAGATGTACAGATGAAGGATTTGGATGGGCTTTCAACACTTAAACAATTGAAAAGATTAGGTAAAAGTTATCCTGTAATTATGCTTAGTAGTGCAACAACTGAGGGGTCAGAGATTACGTTAGAGTGTTTGGATAACGGAGCTATTTCTTTTGTAACTAAGCCATCAGGAAGTATTTCATTAGATATAATAAAAGTCCAAAAAAATTTGATAGAACAAATAAAAAGTATAACAAATAGTGCGAAAATTAAACTAGCTACTAGTAAAACAAGGAATAATATGATATATGAAACTAGTTATAAAAATATAGACAAAGAGATTTATATAAGAAAAGAAGTTTCTATAGATATACCTAAGAATAAAAAGATAGATTCAGTTGTTATTGGAGCATCAACAGGAGGTCCTAAAGCACTTCAAGAAGTTTTGACTAAATTACCTGCAAATTTAGGGGTTCCGGTTTTTGTTGTGCAACATATGCCAGAGGGATTTACAAAAGTGTTTTCAGAAAGATTAAATAAGTCTTGTAATATGAGAGTAGTTGAAGCTGATGAGGGAATGAAAATATGTAAAGATACAATATATATTGCAAAAGGTGGAAGGCATATGATTGTTGGAACTAATAATTTAATTCATTTAAATCAAGAGCCAGCTATATGGGGAGTAAGACCAGCAGTAGATAAATTATTCAATTCAGCTACAACAGTTTATGGCGGAAATCTGCTATCTGTAATCCTAACAGGCATGGGAAAAGATGGTGCAGATGGTACTAAGAACATAAAAGATAATGGCGGGATAACAATTTCAGAAGATAAATCTACATGTACAATTTATGGCATGCCAAAAGCCGCATTCGAAACAGGAAAAGTAGATTTTGTAGTTCCGCTTGATCAAATAGCTAATAAAATAATACAGATAACAAAAGGGGTATAA
- a CDS encoding chemoreceptor glutamine deamidase CheD, with translation MVGTEIKVGIADLNLVLDPGTIMTIGLGSCIGIGLYDKTTKVAGLAHIMLPDSTQFKAATNPMKFADLAIPILIEKMSKKGCNKRNIIAKIAGGASMFNFSDKSIISDIGKRNSEAVKKALKNEDIPIIAEETGGNKGRTMILNASDGKVILKVVGQGIIEL, from the coding sequence ATGGTAGGTACAGAAATAAAAGTTGGAATAGCTGATTTGAATTTAGTGCTAGATCCAGGAACTATAATGACAATAGGTCTTGGTTCCTGTATAGGAATAGGATTATATGATAAAACCACTAAAGTAGCAGGACTAGCACATATAATGCTTCCTGATAGTACTCAATTTAAAGCCGCTACAAACCCTATGAAATTTGCAGATTTAGCAATTCCTATCTTGATCGAAAAAATGAGTAAGAAAGGATGTAATAAAAGAAATATAATAGCTAAAATTGCAGGTGGAGCATCAATGTTTAATTTTTCTGATAAGAGCATTATAAGTGATATTGGAAAAAGAAATAGTGAAGCAGTAAAGAAAGCGTTGAAAAATGAAGACATTCCAATAATAGCTGAAGAAACAGGTGGCAATAAAGGAAGAACTATGATTCTTAATGCTAGTGATGGAAAAGTAATTCTTAAAGTTGTAGGACAGGGAATTATTGAATTATAA
- a CDS encoding chemotaxis protein CheW yields MASNDVKMLIFGLNGEHYATDIKEVERILGYQEPTILPESPVFVKGVINYEQSILPIISLSRKFKLGEDKEDENRKIIVIKREEKKFGIIVENVYEVRDVNSDSIEVTPSITSTIEREYINGLIKLEDNIVISLDLEKILSSEDEDKIF; encoded by the coding sequence ATGGCAAGTAATGACGTTAAGATGCTGATATTTGGATTGAATGGAGAACATTATGCAACAGATATAAAGGAAGTTGAAAGGATTTTAGGTTATCAAGAACCAACGATTCTTCCAGAATCACCTGTATTTGTAAAGGGAGTAATAAATTACGAGCAGAGTATACTACCAATAATAAGCTTATCAAGAAAATTTAAATTAGGTGAAGATAAGGAGGATGAAAATAGAAAAATTATAGTTATAAAGAGAGAAGAAAAGAAATTTGGTATTATTGTTGAAAATGTGTATGAAGTTAGAGATGTTAATAGTGATTCGATAGAAGTTACACCATCAATAACAAGTACAATAGAAAGAGAATATATTAATGGATTAATAAAATTAGAAGATAATATAGTTATATCATTAGATTTAGAAAAGATTTTATCTTCAGAGGATGAAGATAAAATCTTTTAG
- a CDS encoding DUF342 domain-containing protein: MALIFSSASLDQCLQKASNQLSISKESIKYIIKKEEKRFFKRKIEIEVLLDETENDINIDKNEIIELSKQGTDEEAFGARVEDGKIIIKDFEKSNDIITIKSCEGVDLFINDQKCGNITPVTVNDKIEYKFEEVDAIRNANIYITKDNMEAYITIKSIPKYEYRLIDQGYCKNLTLIKEVTNEIHVPQYSVSELKEILSAKGIKYGIIEEELRKVCNENEVNNVLVAKGLPVQNDISEEIRVLFKESDELVKYNDLEEKIDYRNRYLIAHAKAGDIIGEKIPGKIGKDGTDIFGSPIKKELASKLTFKIGSGCKLEDDKIIATIEGKPCFRAGIFSVNKLYKVDDVNLQTGNINFVGNIEVGGNVCESMEVISGNEVFVVKNVDTAKIKAAGQIVIGGNVIKSTIITGCENIERKKYLDNLLKYKKNIIDLIFFGKQIKASNLLDKKSDGEIIKILIENKFKALSKLSKEIFNYNLSEGFHEFDMTAFIINKLIGMGPLKIKGFVELEDFEETLEHEIETMELLEVIPADIYVQYVQGSTIESSGSVYVQGKGQYNSNIKSLNNIEFTNENAVCRGGVLTAGSEIKIKTVGSEAGIITVLKVPAKGRITADVAYNNTVFCFGEKKIVLDVSSKNIEAYVDEFDEITIDKFIL; encoded by the coding sequence ATGGCATTAATATTTTCTTCAGCATCATTGGATCAATGTCTTCAAAAAGCATCAAATCAACTATCTATTTCTAAGGAATCTATAAAATATATAATAAAAAAAGAAGAGAAGAGATTTTTTAAAAGAAAAATAGAAATAGAAGTATTACTTGATGAGACAGAGAATGATATAAATATAGATAAAAATGAAATTATCGAATTAAGTAAACAAGGAACAGATGAAGAAGCGTTCGGTGCTAGAGTAGAAGATGGGAAAATAATAATAAAGGATTTTGAAAAAAGCAATGACATAATTACAATAAAGTCATGTGAAGGAGTAGATTTGTTTATTAACGACCAAAAATGTGGTAATATTACTCCGGTAACAGTTAATGATAAAATAGAGTATAAATTTGAAGAAGTAGATGCAATTAGAAATGCGAATATATATATTACTAAAGATAATATGGAAGCATATATAACTATAAAATCTATTCCAAAATATGAATATCGATTAATTGATCAAGGATATTGCAAGAATTTAACTCTTATAAAAGAAGTGACTAACGAAATTCATGTACCTCAATATAGCGTAAGTGAATTAAAAGAAATATTAAGCGCTAAGGGAATTAAATATGGAATTATAGAGGAAGAATTAAGGAAAGTATGCAATGAAAATGAGGTTAATAATGTTTTAGTAGCAAAGGGCTTACCTGTGCAAAATGATATATCTGAAGAGATAAGAGTACTTTTTAAAGAATCAGATGAATTAGTGAAATATAATGATCTAGAGGAAAAAATAGACTATAGAAACAGATATTTAATAGCACATGCAAAAGCAGGAGATATTATAGGTGAAAAAATTCCAGGTAAAATAGGTAAAGATGGAACAGATATATTTGGAAGTCCTATTAAAAAAGAATTGGCTAGTAAATTAACATTTAAAATTGGTTCAGGATGCAAACTTGAAGATGATAAAATAATTGCTACTATAGAAGGAAAGCCATGCTTTAGAGCTGGTATTTTTAGCGTAAATAAGCTATATAAAGTAGATGATGTTAATTTACAAACAGGAAATATAAATTTTGTGGGAAATATAGAAGTTGGCGGAAATGTATGTGAGAGCATGGAAGTTATATCAGGTAATGAAGTTTTTGTGGTGAAAAATGTAGATACGGCTAAAATTAAAGCAGCAGGCCAGATAGTGATTGGTGGAAATGTAATTAAGTCAACTATTATTACTGGATGCGAAAATATAGAAAGAAAAAAATATTTAGATAATTTATTAAAGTATAAAAAAAATATAATTGATCTGATTTTTTTCGGAAAACAGATAAAAGCATCTAATTTATTAGATAAAAAATCTGATGGAGAAATTATTAAAATTTTAATAGAAAATAAATTTAAAGCTTTATCAAAATTATCTAAGGAAATTTTTAATTATAATTTATCTGAAGGATTTCATGAATTTGATATGACAGCATTTATAATAAATAAATTAATTGGAATGGGACCGTTAAAAATAAAGGGATTTGTAGAATTAGAAGATTTTGAGGAAACTTTAGAACATGAGATTGAAACAATGGAACTTTTAGAAGTAATACCAGCAGATATTTATGTTCAATATGTACAAGGCTCTACCATAGAATCATCTGGAAGTGTTTATGTACAAGGGAAAGGTCAATATAATTCTAATATAAAATCATTAAATAATATAGAATTTACTAATGAAAATGCTGTTTGTAGAGGCGGTGTATTAACTGCGGGCTCTGAAATAAAAATAAAAACAGTAGGAAGCGAAGCTGGAATAATTACAGTTTTAAAAGTACCAGCAAAAGGACGTATAACAGCTGATGTAGCTTATAATAATACAGTTTTTTGTTTTGGGGAAAAGAAAATTGTTTTAGATGTTTCATCTAAAAATATAGAGGCTTATGTCGATGAATTTGATGAAATAACAATTGATAAATTTATTTTGTAG
- a CDS encoding aminotransferase class IV has protein sequence MEDKIIYEVLRVIDGKPIFLENHLERMKNSFKLINKEFTLKYDEISAKINRLIQSENKTEGNIKLTYGINEKVLRVFFIQHSYPSEDLYEHGVETILYFGERENPNAKIVNDNFREKVSKEITASNAFEAILVDRNGYITEGSKSNIFMVKDGELLTSPTKAVLPGVTRGEIIKIAEKLGIRVKEVEYRYDEINKLDGMFISGTSPKVLPINKVDNVELNQKNDIIINFMKEYDNEIKKYIKCH, from the coding sequence ATGGAAGATAAAATAATTTATGAAGTTTTAAGAGTCATTGATGGTAAACCCATTTTTTTAGAAAATCATTTAGAGAGGATGAAAAACTCGTTTAAACTAATTAATAAAGAATTTACATTAAAGTATGATGAAATAAGTGCGAAAATAAATAGGTTAATACAATCAGAAAATAAAACAGAAGGAAATATAAAACTAACTTATGGAATAAATGAAAAAGTATTAAGGGTATTTTTTATACAACATTCGTATCCATCAGAAGATCTTTATGAGCATGGAGTTGAAACCATACTATACTTTGGGGAGAGAGAAAATCCTAATGCAAAGATAGTTAATGATAATTTCAGGGAAAAGGTTAGCAAGGAAATAACAGCTAGTAATGCATTTGAAGCTATATTAGTTGATAGAAATGGATATATAACAGAAGGAAGCAAATCTAATATATTCATGGTTAAAGATGGAGAATTGTTAACATCACCAACAAAGGCGGTCTTACCAGGTGTTACAAGAGGTGAAATTATAAAGATTGCAGAGAAACTTGGGATTAGAGTGAAAGAAGTTGAATATAGATATGATGAAATAAATAAGCTTGATGGAATGTTTATTTCAGGCACATCACCAAAGGTATTACCAATAAATAAGGTTGATAATGTAGAATTAAATCAAAAGAATGATATTATAATAAATTTTATGAAGGAATATGATAATGAGATTAAAAAATACATAAAATGTCATTGA
- a CDS encoding HAD-IB family hydrolase has product MKKLAIFDIDYTITKKETLMELFKYMIKNDRKNIRFLPRAIYCGIMYGLKIYDERKVKETFLKFIDKIHEKDLADLVRKFYDEKLQTILYEDALKMMKKLKSEGYDIYLISASPEFYINEFYAIKEVDKIIGTRFDFTDGVFTRKMQGENCKGEEKVRRLKEFLKSENIEVDFKESYMFSDSLSDKPLLDLVGKPYLINYKKNHNIEILNWK; this is encoded by the coding sequence TTGAAGAAATTAGCAATATTTGATATAGATTATACTATTACTAAAAAAGAAACATTAATGGAATTGTTTAAATACATGATAAAAAATGATAGAAAAAACATACGTTTTTTACCAAGAGCTATATATTGTGGTATTATGTATGGATTGAAGATATATGATGAAAGGAAAGTTAAAGAAACGTTTTTGAAATTTATAGATAAAATTCATGAAAAAGATTTGGCTGATCTTGTAAGAAAGTTCTATGATGAAAAATTGCAAACAATATTATATGAAGATGCACTGAAAATGATGAAAAAATTAAAAAGCGAAGGGTATGATATATATTTGATTTCTGCTTCACCAGAGTTTTATATAAATGAATTTTATGCTATAAAAGAAGTGGATAAAATAATAGGTACTAGGTTTGACTTTACTGATGGAGTTTTCACAAGAAAAATGCAAGGTGAGAACTGTAAAGGAGAAGAAAAAGTAAGGAGATTAAAAGAATTTCTTAAGAGTGAAAACATAGAAGTGGATTTTAAAGAATCATATATGTTTTCAGATTCATTATCAGATAAACCATTATTAGATTTAGTTGGAAAACCATATTTGATAAATTATAAAAAAAATCATAATATAGAAATATTAAATTGGAAATAA
- a CDS encoding pyridoxal phosphate-dependent aminotransferase, which produces MQLSKKAENINPSITLAITAKANELKSQGVDIVSFGAGEPDFNTPENIIQAAIKAMHDGKTKYTPAGGLLELKQTICTKFKKDNDLDYKPSQITISTGAKQCLANTFMAILNPGDEVLVSVPYWVSYPELIKLADGVPVFVETSRENNYKYTIADLEKSVTNKTKAILINSPNNPTGTIYHEEELKQIADFAKQHNLLIVSDEIYEKLIYDGEKHISIASLNQDAYERTIVINGVSKTYAMTGWRLGYVAASEKITKLMTSIQSHMTSNVNTITQYATIEALNGPVEDLQNMINEFENRRNFMVEELGKLNEVSIIKPNGAFYMMVNISAYLNIEFNGQKINNSVDFAKVLLEEEKVAVIPGAGFGSDDYIRLSYATSMDIIKKGIDRISLFLSKIK; this is translated from the coding sequence ATGCAATTATCTAAAAAAGCGGAGAATATTAATCCATCAATAACATTAGCAATTACAGCTAAGGCAAATGAGTTAAAGAGTCAAGGGGTTGACATAGTAAGTTTTGGCGCTGGGGAGCCAGATTTTAATACTCCTGAAAACATAATTCAAGCAGCAATAAAAGCAATGCATGATGGAAAAACTAAATATACTCCAGCAGGGGGATTACTAGAATTAAAGCAAACTATATGTACTAAATTTAAAAAGGATAATGATTTAGACTATAAACCAAGTCAAATAACAATATCTACAGGTGCTAAACAATGTTTAGCTAATACTTTTATGGCTATCTTAAATCCGGGAGATGAAGTACTAGTTTCAGTACCTTATTGGGTTAGTTATCCAGAGTTAATCAAATTAGCTGATGGAGTACCAGTCTTTGTAGAAACATCAAGAGAAAATAACTATAAGTATACAATAGCAGATTTGGAGAAGTCTGTTACAAATAAAACTAAAGCCATATTAATTAACAGTCCTAACAATCCAACAGGAACTATTTATCATGAAGAAGAATTAAAACAAATTGCAGATTTTGCAAAACAACATAATTTATTAATAGTATCTGATGAAATTTATGAAAAATTAATATATGATGGGGAAAAACATATTAGTATAGCATCTTTAAATCAAGATGCATATGAGAGAACAATAGTTATTAACGGTGTATCAAAAACATATGCCATGACTGGATGGAGATTGGGATATGTGGCTGCAAGTGAAAAAATAACTAAGCTTATGACTAGTATTCAAAGTCATATGACATCAAATGTAAACACTATAACACAATATGCTACTATAGAAGCGTTAAATGGGCCAGTAGAAGATTTACAAAATATGATTAATGAATTTGAAAACAGAAGAAACTTCATGGTAGAAGAATTGGGTAAATTAAATGAGGTTTCAATAATAAAACCAAATGGTGCATTTTATATGATGGTTAACATATCTGCTTATTTAAATATCGAATTTAACGGACAGAAAATTAATAATTCAGTAGATTTTGCAAAAGTTTTACTAGAAGAAGAAAAAGTTGCAGTAATACCTGGTGCTGGATTTGGTTCAGATGATTATATAAGATTATCTTATGCAACGTCTATGGATATAATAAAAAAAGGAATAGATAGAATAAGTTTATTCTTAAGTAAAATAAAATAA
- a CDS encoding DUF1292 domain-containing protein: MEKDLEKSGCGCGEGNSCGCGGDHKEDHECGCGHDHGHDHDHECGCGCGDDESFVIDLEDENGNVVTCPIIDEFKYENNDYYLAQNPEEDSVYLFRLDGDELVVPDEEEFDKVSNYYQNELVGEE; the protein is encoded by the coding sequence ATGGAAAAAGATTTAGAAAAAAGTGGTTGTGGATGTGGAGAAGGAAACTCTTGCGGATGTGGTGGAGATCACAAAGAAGATCATGAATGTGGATGCGGACATGATCATGGACATGATCATGATCACGAATGTGGTTGTGGATGCGGAGATGATGAAAGCTTCGTTATCGATTTAGAAGATGAAAATGGAAACGTAGTTACTTGTCCAATAATTGATGAATTTAAATATGAAAATAATGATTATTACTTAGCTCAAAATCCAGAAGAAGATTCAGTTTATCTTTTCAGACTTGATGGAGATGAACTTGTAGTTCCTGATGAAGAAGAATTTGATAAAGTATCAAATTACTATCAAAATGAATTAGTAGGCGAAGAATAA